The following are from one region of the Bacteroidia bacterium genome:
- a CDS encoding type IX secretion system membrane protein PorP/SprF has protein sequence MKTILYTLAMLLIAGYGYTQQNAQYNHYIFNQLVLNPAYAGTKGVVNVNGIYSSQWSGLDGAPINQSISIEGPLFSNMGIGLHITNDQLGAQSQKGVFASYAYKLRLSQIFRLSFGISMGASYFTLNGGMLNEQYQNDPAIPAGTVTTTRFDSKFGVFLYTKKFYSGLSISDLTADVKKSAELLVAGQVKHYYLTAGYVFDLGKDFKYKPSFLIKEDFKAPTNIDLTSFFLFKNSYWLGATFRTGADIFNNKSLDKSLRTRDAIVLMTEVNITNKFRIGYAYTFSLTALKDFPGHEVMLGYYFPQKPQSRMLTPRFF, from the coding sequence ATGAAAACAATTTTATATACATTAGCCATGTTGCTGATAGCCGGATATGGTTACACACAACAAAATGCTCAATACAACCATTATATTTTTAATCAACTTGTATTAAATCCTGCATATGCCGGAACAAAAGGAGTTGTAAATGTTAATGGGATATATTCTTCACAATGGTCAGGATTAGATGGTGCCCCTATAAATCAGTCAATAAGTATTGAAGGTCCGCTATTTTCTAATATGGGAATAGGTTTGCATATAACAAATGACCAGCTTGGAGCACAATCTCAAAAAGGTGTATTTGCTAGTTATGCTTATAAATTAAGATTAAGCCAGATTTTCAGATTGTCTTTTGGGATTTCTATGGGAGCATCTTATTTTACATTAAATGGAGGAATGCTTAATGAGCAATATCAAAACGATCCGGCAATTCCCGCAGGTACTGTAACTACAACCAGATTTGATTCTAAATTTGGTGTTTTTTTATACACAAAAAAGTTTTATTCAGGATTATCGATTTCTGATTTAACTGCTGATGTTAAGAAAAGTGCTGAATTACTTGTAGCAGGTCAGGTAAAACATTATTATCTAACAGCTGGCTATGTTTTTGATTTAGGTAAAGATTTTAAATATAAGCCAAGTTTTCTTATAAAAGAAGATTTTAAAGCACCTACAAATATTGATCTTACATCATTTTTCTTATTCAAAAACAGTTATTGGTTAGGTGCTACATTTAGAACTGGTGCAGACATTTTTAATAATAAAAGTCTCGACAAAAGTTTAAGAACCAGAGATGCTATAGTGTTGATGACAGAAGTAAATATTACAAATAAATTCAGAATAGGTTATGCGTATACTTTTTCATTAACTGCGTTAAAGGATTTTCCGGGACATGAGGTAATGCTGGGTTATTATTTTCCTCAGAAACCGCAATCCAGAATGTTAACTCCAAGATTTTTCTAA
- a CDS encoding gliding motility-associated C-terminal domain-containing protein, whose amino-acid sequence MENIIYSLNQKFNQRKISNYYRLSLISFLLITAGLLINIKTQAQIAPTLIPVGGFQIDGGLQSNTPISGVGDWTLGTGGSFVLNSNGTPVDPTRTQLVYDDFNTSSDMTFQGGKFNDDPNTWTWSYSSASSKNDINNALYHLAADASNNTWLIVAGDRLSTNGTSYIDFEFLQNTLTRTANFGFNSAGTNSGRTVNDIVLSMEYSNGGSNATVHMYFWKPVGTGYKYVEQVIPANVAFAITNINSEPVPFGAFGNNSYSPFQFVEAAINLTAFFGYVEPCLGISVKSIMVKTKASDSETAALGDFVGPIPVRLDLGTATISYDSPLCGAGMSFVNQIGVSGGTYSSSPVGLSINSLTGEINLGSSNPGTYTVTYSFVTNNCPKSVTTNITINPIPSSPVSASVDRNIVCAEDNGNIILSANGGSGSTLNWYTGGCNGTLIGSGNNFSIPSPVQTTTYYASWENSCGNSGCVQVTVTVSPQLTVSATGSVQVSCYNGNDGVITVSVIGGTGSYTYSINGGPVQSSNVFTGLLAGSYIINAYDTYGCSAATKSITILNPPLLTVSAIGSSQVSCHNASDGSLTITAAGGTGAYSYSLNGGLSQTSNIFSGLTAGTYSYIVTDANGCAASSATPLVISNPALLTVTATGSSQVSCNNSSDASITITATGGTGTYSYSLNGGTSQASNIFSGLTAGSYSYIVTDANGCVASSVSSIIISNPGLLTASAISSSHVSCNNASDGSITITASGGTGAYSYSLNGGVFQASNIFSGLSAGSYSYVVTDANGCIFTLVNSIIIENPVLLTATAIGSSQVSCNNSADGYITVIASGGTGIYSYSLNGGLAQTSNVFNGLTSGTYIITVMDQFKCSAVTSAITISNPELLKVFATGSSQVSCNNVSDGSITASATGGTGAYSYSINGGIVQSSNIFSGLSAGSYSVVVFDANGCSALAGVPIVITNPPLLSASAIGSSQVSCNNASDGILTITANGGTGAYSYSINGGQAQISNVFSGLSSGTYNYKVYDANGCSVSSAVPVIISNPPLLSATAVGSSQVSCFNASDGTITVSAFGGTGSYSYTLNGGSAQSSNIFSGLSAGSYSVMVYDVNGCPSLACAPIVILNPAQLTVSATGSSQVSCYNSSDGSITASAVGGTGAYSYSLNGGNAQTSNSYSGLSSGTYNIVVSDINGCSATVESPIIILNPALLSVSAVGSYQVSCHNYNDGLLTVSANGGTGLYSYSINGGNVQGSNVFTALPAGSYNFIVVDINGCSASGSAPVVIANPDLLTASAVGSAQVSCYNYSDAEITVSADGGTGVYSYTLNNGTPQSSNSFSGLPNGSYSIIVSDVNGCSVSLNNAVFIDNPKPVTVSAVGSAQVSCFDSNDGVITVSANGGTGSYTYWLNNGTSQSSNVFSGLLSGLYVISVTDQNGCMAGVDGIAIVNPTLLTANAEGSSQVSCYNSSDGVINVNVTGGTGSYSYSLNGGTPQSSNVFSGLSSGSFLINVTDENGCLTGTHVININNPPQLSLSTEGSSQVSCYNSSDGLVIAIATGGTGAYSYSLNGGVAQSSNEFYGLSGGSYVVNVTDQNGCLAIAPSIQIANPNALTLTAHGSPQVTCYNSSDGVISVNASGGTGAYSYSLNGGSSQSSNIFSGLFSGSYVINVTDQNGCLAGTSSIQIANPALISASAYGSSQVTCNNSNDGYITVIAMGGTGAYSYSLNGGNSQTSNAFTGLLSGNYVINVTDANGCQAGSSYYQIANPPLLSANAFITANISCYNLANGVITVNANGGTGYYSYSLDGGPVQTSNVFSNQGPGSHIISVYDQNICIANTQAISLSNPELLTATSVISDQVSCYNSSDGQITVSAIGGSGSYYYSLNGGPLQTSNVFSGLASSSYVVNVYDQNNCFASALPLSIANPALLHASAVVTEQVSCYNVLDGAIIVNANGGTGSYTYSLNGTLAQSSNLFYGLASGNYEVVVYDQHNCIASSNPVTIINPEPIAVNANQTNIGCFGSSDGTVVVNVAGGAFPYSYSLDGQNFQNSNIFESLSAGPFSVIVNDAKGCNSKPFELNIVQLAPVEFSYNVISGNKCNGINDAVVEVQVASGTPPYTYELNNGTAVSNSTLTGVPAGSNTISVYDSEGCLSSTLFSIEEQSAIKTELLSATDANCIGRKDGSINVEVTGGTGSYSYLWSNGSIQSQLYGLDAGEYSLTVTDENGCKSLFSQAIVPGDVSEEIVIRNAFSPNSDGINDRWEIDNILLYPDNQLTIINRWGNEVLTVKDYQNEWDGSQLAEGTYYYLLKVNMCDEYRTFNGYVTILR is encoded by the coding sequence ATGGAAAATATAATTTACTCACTAAATCAGAAATTTAATCAGCGTAAGATCTCTAATTATTACAGACTTAGCCTGATTTCTTTTCTTTTAATAACAGCGGGCTTATTAATAAATATTAAAACACAAGCCCAGATAGCTCCAACATTAATACCAGTTGGTGGCTTTCAAATAGATGGTGGATTACAATCTAATACACCTATATCTGGAGTTGGAGATTGGACATTGGGAACAGGAGGGAGTTTTGTACTTAATAGTAACGGAACACCTGTTGACCCAACCAGAACACAACTTGTATATGATGATTTTAACACAAGTTCTGATATGACTTTTCAGGGAGGAAAATTTAATGATGATCCAAATACCTGGACGTGGTCATATTCAAGTGCATCAAGCAAAAACGATATTAATAATGCATTATATCATTTGGCTGCGGATGCATCAAATAATACATGGTTAATTGTTGCAGGTGATAGATTGTCAACAAATGGTACCAGTTATATAGATTTTGAATTTTTACAAAATACTTTAACAAGAACTGCAAATTTTGGATTTAATTCAGCTGGTACAAATAGTGGAAGAACTGTTAACGATATTGTACTTTCAATGGAGTATAGTAATGGAGGTAGTAATGCTACTGTTCATATGTATTTTTGGAAACCAGTTGGAACAGGATACAAATATGTTGAACAAGTAATACCTGCAAATGTTGCATTTGCTATAACAAATATTAATTCGGAACCGGTTCCTTTTGGTGCTTTTGGGAATAATTCATATAGTCCCTTCCAGTTTGTTGAAGCAGCAATTAACCTTACTGCTTTTTTTGGTTATGTTGAACCTTGTTTAGGGATAAGTGTTAAAAGTATAATGGTAAAAACCAAAGCTTCTGATTCAGAAACTGCAGCTTTGGGAGATTTTGTTGGACCTATTCCTGTAAGATTAGATTTAGGTACTGCAACTATTAGTTATGATTCTCCTCTTTGTGGAGCAGGAATGTCATTTGTTAACCAAATAGGTGTTTCTGGTGGGACATATAGTTCTAGTCCAGTAGGATTAAGTATTAATTCTTTAACAGGTGAAATAAATCTTGGATCAAGTAACCCGGGAACTTATACAGTTACATATTCATTTGTTACTAACAATTGTCCAAAGTCGGTTACTACCAATATAACAATTAACCCAATACCTTCTTCTCCTGTTTCTGCATCTGTTGACAGAAATATTGTGTGTGCTGAAGATAACGGTAATATAATACTTTCTGCAAATGGTGGTTCGGGGTCAACACTTAATTGGTATACCGGAGGTTGTAATGGTACATTAATAGGTTCTGGCAATAATTTTTCAATACCTTCTCCTGTACAAACTACTACATATTATGCCAGCTGGGAAAATTCTTGCGGAAATTCAGGTTGTGTTCAGGTAACAGTAACTGTTTCTCCGCAACTCACTGTTTCTGCTACCGGAAGTGTGCAGGTAAGTTGTTATAACGGCAATGATGGAGTTATAACCGTATCTGTTATTGGTGGAACAGGAAGTTATACATATTCCATAAATGGTGGACCAGTTCAGAGCTCAAATGTTTTTACAGGTTTATTGGCTGGAAGTTATATTATTAATGCATATGATACATATGGATGTAGTGCGGCTACTAAATCTATTACAATTTTAAATCCGCCATTATTAACTGTTTCGGCTATAGGATCGTCTCAGGTTTCATGTCATAATGCAAGTGATGGGTCTTTAACTATTACTGCTGCAGGTGGAACGGGTGCATATTCATATTCTTTAAATGGTGGGCTTTCTCAGACATCAAATATTTTTTCAGGACTTACCGCCGGCACTTATAGCTACATTGTTACTGATGCAAACGGATGCGCTGCTTCATCAGCTACTCCATTGGTAATATCAAACCCTGCATTGTTAACAGTTACAGCTACTGGCTCTTCACAGGTATCATGTAATAATTCAAGCGACGCTTCTATTACAATTACTGCTACAGGCGGAACAGGCACATATTCTTATTCATTAAACGGAGGAACCTCACAGGCTTCAAATATTTTTTCAGGACTCACTGCTGGTTCTTATAGCTATATTGTTACTGATGCAAACGGATGTGTTGCTTCGTCAGTTTCTTCAATAATAATATCAAATCCTGGATTATTGACAGCGTCAGCTATATCATCTTCTCATGTTTCGTGTAATAATGCCAGTGATGGTTCAATAACAATTACTGCTTCAGGCGGAACAGGCGCATATTCTTATTCGTTAAACGGAGGAGTTTTTCAAGCTTCAAATATTTTTTCGGGACTTTCAGCAGGGTCATATAGTTATGTTGTTACTGATGCAAATGGTTGCATATTCACTTTGGTGAATTCAATTATTATTGAAAATCCGGTATTGTTGACAGCAACAGCTATAGGTTCTTCTCAGGTTTCTTGTAATAATTCTGCCGATGGATATATTACTGTAATTGCTTCAGGTGGAACAGGCATTTATTCTTATTCATTAAACGGAGGACTTGCCCAAACTTCCAATGTTTTTAATGGTCTTACAAGTGGTACATATATTATTACAGTTATGGATCAGTTTAAGTGTTCAGCGGTTACTTCGGCAATAACTATTTCGAATCCCGAATTGCTAAAAGTATTTGCAACAGGATCATCTCAGGTGTCGTGTAATAATGTTAGTGACGGATCAATTACAGCATCAGCAACCGGAGGTACAGGGGCATATTCTTATTCAATAAACGGTGGAATTGTACAAAGCTCAAATATTTTTTCTGGTCTTTCTGCCGGTTCCTATAGTGTAGTTGTTTTTGATGCAAACGGTTGTTCTGCTTTAGCAGGTGTACCAATTGTTATAACAAATCCCCCGTTGCTTTCTGCTTCTGCAATTGGTTCTTCACAGGTATCATGTAATAATGCAAGTGATGGAATTTTAACAATAACTGCCAATGGCGGAACCGGAGCTTATTCTTATTCAATTAATGGCGGACAGGCACAAATAAGCAATGTGTTTTCCGGACTATCTTCAGGAACTTACAATTATAAAGTATATGATGCAAATGGTTGTTCTGTATCATCGGCTGTTCCTGTTATAATATCAAATCCTCCGCTTCTTTCTGCTACAGCAGTTGGATCTTCTCAGGTTTCTTGTTTTAACGCAAGCGATGGTACAATTACCGTTTCGGCTTTTGGTGGTACCGGATCGTACTCTTATACTTTGAATGGTGGATCTGCTCAAAGTTCAAATATTTTTTCTGGTCTATCTGCAGGTTCTTATAGTGTAATGGTTTATGATGTAAACGGCTGCCCGTCGTTAGCATGTGCACCAATTGTTATTCTAAATCCAGCTCAACTTACTGTTTCAGCTACAGGTTCTTCTCAGGTTTCTTGTTATAATTCAAGCGATGGTTCAATAACTGCATCGGCAGTAGGTGGAACAGGAGCCTATTCATATTCATTAAACGGAGGAAATGCTCAGACCTCTAATTCTTACTCAGGGCTTTCATCAGGTACTTATAATATTGTTGTTTCAGATATTAATGGTTGTTCTGCTACTGTAGAATCTCCAATAATAATATTAAATCCTGCGTTGCTTTCTGTATCTGCTGTTGGTTCATATCAGGTATCATGTCATAATTACAATGATGGTTTATTAACTGTTTCTGCAAATGGTGGTACAGGCTTATATTCATATTCTATAAATGGTGGGAATGTTCAGGGGTCTAATGTTTTTACAGCACTACCTGCAGGCTCTTATAATTTTATTGTAGTAGACATTAATGGTTGTTCTGCCTCAGGTAGTGCTCCGGTTGTAATAGCAAATCCAGATTTACTTACTGCTTCAGCAGTTGGTTCTGCTCAGGTATCTTGTTACAATTATAGCGATGCAGAGATAACAGTTTCTGCAGATGGTGGTACAGGTGTTTATTCATATACCTTAAATAATGGAACTCCTCAAAGTTCAAATTCGTTTTCGGGATTGCCAAATGGCTCATATTCAATAATTGTATCTGATGTTAATGGTTGTTCAGTTTCTTTAAACAATGCAGTTTTTATTGATAATCCAAAACCTGTAACTGTATCTGCTGTAGGCTCTGCTCAAGTTTCTTGTTTTGATTCAAATGATGGGGTAATTACTGTTAGTGCTAATGGAGGTACCGGTTCATATACTTATTGGTTAAATAATGGTACTTCCCAAAGTTCTAATGTGTTTTCGGGACTATTGAGTGGCTTATATGTGATTAGTGTTACCGATCAGAATGGTTGTATGGCGGGTGTTGATGGAATTGCAATAGTTAATCCAACTCTATTAACTGCAAATGCTGAAGGTTCTTCACAGGTTTCATGTTATAATTCAAGTGATGGAGTAATAAATGTAAACGTAACAGGTGGAACCGGATCCTATTCCTATTCACTTAACGGTGGAACTCCTCAAAGTTCTAATGTGTTTTCAGGTTTATCAAGTGGTTCTTTTTTGATTAATGTTACAGATGAGAATGGTTGCTTAACTGGAACTCATGTTATTAATATTAATAATCCTCCACAATTATCTTTAAGCACTGAAGGGTCATCTCAGGTATCCTGTTACAACTCCAGCGATGGACTTGTTATTGCAATAGCAACCGGAGGAACAGGTGCTTATTCATATTCACTTAATGGTGGAGTTGCACAGAGTTCAAATGAGTTTTATGGTTTATCGGGTGGTTCTTATGTAGTTAATGTTACAGACCAGAATGGTTGTTTGGCAATAGCACCTTCGATACAAATTGCAAATCCAAATGCACTTACATTAACTGCTCATGGTAGTCCTCAGGTTACATGTTACAATTCTAGTGATGGAGTAATTTCGGTAAACGCAAGTGGTGGAACGGGTGCATATTCTTATTCGCTTAATGGAGGATCTTCTCAAAGTTCAAATATTTTCTCGGGTTTGTTTAGCGGGTCATATGTTATTAATGTTACTGACCAGAATGGATGTTTAGCTGGAACTTCGTCAATTCAGATTGCAAATCCTGCTTTAATTTCTGCAAGTGCTTATGGCTCTTCTCAGGTTACTTGTAACAATTCCAATGATGGTTATATTACAGTAATTGCAATGGGTGGAACCGGTGCATATTCTTATTCTCTTAACGGAGGAAATTCTCAAACTTCAAATGCTTTTACAGGATTATTAAGTGGTAATTATGTGATTAATGTTACCGATGCGAATGGTTGTCAGGCAGGTTCTTCTTATTATCAAATTGCAAATCCTCCATTGTTGTCGGCAAATGCTTTTATTACTGCAAATATTTCCTGTTACAATTTAGCAAATGGTGTTATTACTGTTAACGCCAATGGTGGAACAGGATATTATTCTTACAGTTTAGATGGTGGACCTGTACAAACATCAAATGTTTTTTCAAATCAAGGTCCGGGTTCACATATAATAAGTGTTTATGATCAAAACATATGTATTGCAAATACTCAGGCAATAAGTCTTTCAAATCCGGAGTTACTAACAGCTACTTCAGTAATTTCTGATCAGGTTTCTTGCTATAACTCAAGCGATGGTCAGATAACTGTTTCTGCAATTGGTGGGTCGGGAAGTTACTATTATTCGTTAAATGGTGGACCATTACAAACTTCAAATGTTTTTTCTGGCCTAGCAAGTAGTTCATATGTTGTTAATGTTTATGATCAGAATAATTGTTTTGCAAGTGCACTGCCATTATCAATTGCAAACCCTGCACTTCTTCATGCATCAGCAGTAGTTACCGAGCAGGTATCCTGTTACAATGTTTTAGATGGGGCTATTATTGTAAATGCAAATGGTGGTACAGGATCATATACCTATAGTTTAAATGGAACATTAGCTCAAAGTTCAAATCTTTTTTATGGTTTAGCAAGTGGTAATTATGAAGTTGTTGTGTACGATCAGCATAATTGTATTGCCTCATCAAATCCTGTAACTATAATTAATCCGGAGCCAATAGCTGTAAATGCTAATCAGACAAATATTGGTTGTTTTGGATCATCTGATGGCACCGTTGTAGTAAATGTTGCAGGTGGAGCTTTTCCTTATTCATATTCGTTAGACGGACAGAATTTTCAGAACTCAAATATTTTTGAAAGTTTGTCTGCCGGACCGTTTAGTGTTATAGTTAATGATGCTAAAGGATGTAATAGCAAACCTTTTGAACTTAACATTGTTCAGTTAGCTCCAGTAGAGTTTTCTTATAATGTTATTTCAGGAAATAAATGTAATGGAATAAATGATGCCGTTGTTGAAGTTCAGGTTGCGTCAGGAACTCCGCCATATACCTATGAGTTAAATAATGGAACAGCAGTTAGCAATTCAACATTAACCGGTGTACCTGCAGGGTCAAATACTATTTCGGTATATGATTCAGAAGGTTGTTTAAGTAGTACATTATTCTCAATAGAAGAACAAAGTGCAATAAAAACAGAATTATTATCTGCAACTGATGCAAATTGTATCGGAAGAAAGGATGGATCAATAAATGTCGAAGTTACTGGTGGAACGGGTTCATATTCATATTTATGGTCAAATGGAAGTATTCAGTCTCAACTTTACGGACTTGATGCAGGTGAATATAGTTTAACAGTAACTGATGAAAATGGATGTAAAAGTTTGTTTAGTCAGGCAATTGTTCCTGGAGATGTTTCTGAAGAGATAGTTATCAGAAATGCTTTCTCGCCGAATAGTGATGGTATAAATGATCGCTGGGAAATTGATAATATATTGTTATATCCAGATAATCAATTAACAATTATTAATCGCTGGGGTAATGAGGTGTTAACGGTTAAAGACTATCAAAATGAATGGGATGGAAGTCAGTTAGCTGAAGGAACATACTATTATCTTTTAAAAGTTAATATGTGTGATGAGTACCGCACTTTTAACGGATATGTTACAATTCTCAGATAA